In the genome of Candidatus Reidiella endopervernicosa, one region contains:
- a CDS encoding adenylate/guanylate cyclase domain-containing protein, producing MSDLEGFTAMMERYEPAVISTILNDYLDGMIKIAFEHDGTLDRIVGDAVAVIFSAPVVQADHAQRAYDCALAMDRFAEAYAEQQRAAGVALGSTRIGVHTGRVLIGNFGGNEMLDYRALGDPINTASRLETVNSQLGTRICVSGETIEQCSSVSVRPVGDLVLKGKQEAIAAYEPLAASRVGDLDAYLNSYQQMCERSEEARTAFSRLAESAPDDRLVQFHNNRLMGESRGVGL from the coding sequence ATGAGTGATCTCGAAGGCTTTACCGCGATGATGGAGCGTTACGAACCAGCCGTTATCTCAACTATCCTCAACGACTACCTCGACGGCATGATCAAGATCGCCTTCGAGCACGACGGCACCCTCGATCGTATTGTTGGCGATGCGGTGGCCGTCATCTTCTCTGCACCCGTCGTACAAGCCGACCACGCCCAGCGTGCCTACGACTGCGCACTGGCGATGGATCGTTTCGCAGAGGCCTATGCCGAGCAACAGCGTGCAGCCGGTGTGGCGCTCGGTTCAACACGCATCGGTGTCCACACCGGGCGTGTGTTGATCGGTAACTTTGGCGGCAATGAGATGCTCGACTACCGTGCGCTGGGTGATCCGATCAACACCGCCTCACGACTGGAGACGGTCAACTCACAGCTCGGTACACGTATCTGTGTCAGTGGGGAGACGATAGAACAGTGCAGCTCCGTATCCGTGCGTCCAGTGGGTGATCTGGTGCTCAAGGGCAAGCAGGAGGCGATCGCTGCCTACGAACCGTTGGCGGCGAGTCGTGTGGGTGATCTGGATGCGTATCTGAACAGCTATCAGCAGATGTGTGAGAGAAGTGAAGAAGCAAGAACGGCGTTTTCCCGACTGGCCGAGTCAGCGCCGGATGACCGGCTGGTGCAATTTCATAACAACAGACTGATGGGGGAGAGTCGGGGTGTCGGGTTGTGA
- a CDS encoding transposase codes for MDAQNKLSQNSDSQNPRKTWRYTDEFKVKAVQLSFLEGVQVKEVADTLDIHPFMLSRWRKEYREGVIVANKRKR; via the coding sequence TTGGATGCCCAAAACAAACTTTCGCAAAATAGCGACTCCCAGAACCCACGAAAGACGTGGCGCTACACAGATGAATTCAAGGTAAAAGCTGTCCAGCTAAGTTTTCTGGAAGGAGTTCAGGTTAAAGAGGTTGCTGACACGCTCGACATCCATCCGTTTATGCTGTCACGATGGCGAAAAGAGTATCGAGAAGGTGTGATTGTGGCAAATAAGAGAAAAAGGTGA
- a CDS encoding IS3 family transposase, translated as MHQTLRNQGVRIGKKRVERLMRDNGVVGRVVKVTRRRLD; from the coding sequence ATACATCAGACACTGCGCAATCAAGGCGTTCGCATCGGCAAGAAGCGTGTTGAGCGCCTGATGCGAGATAATGGCGTGGTTGGCCGAGTCGTTAAAGTTACGCGACGACGCCTGGATTAA
- a CDS encoding IS3 family transposase, which yields MFHTLKAELIRGSHFDHDVKLRFALNSYINQFYNHRRMHSGIGYMPPAYYERMVA from the coding sequence ATTTTTCACACATTAAAGGCAGAACTGATTCGTGGATCGCACTTCGATCATGATGTTAAATTACGGTTTGCACTAAACAGCTATATCAATCAATTCTATAATCACCGAAGAATGCATTCGGGGATTGGGTATATGCCACCAGCTTATTATGAGCGGATGGTTGCGTGA